The Zalophus californianus isolate mZalCal1 chromosome 7, mZalCal1.pri.v2, whole genome shotgun sequence genome includes a region encoding these proteins:
- the FGD2 gene encoding FYVE, RhoGEF and PH domain-containing protein 2 isoform X5, with the protein MEGESKKLASLSNLVTVFENSRTPGAASRVCKPEIEHCHPGCSPPPPAEPWKEPNLGETLEGSEPRMVSRRYLSSLKNKLSSGPWRKSCQPGTHPGPGTQEPEEKKIVQELLETEKAYVARLHLLDQFHAQFFLPELQRRLDSWTATPRIGDVIQKLAPFLKMYSEYVKNFERAVELLATWTEKSTPFQEVITRIQSSEASGSLTLQHHMLEPVQRIPRYELLLKEYVQKLPAQAPDRADAQKALDMIFSAAQHSNAAVTEMERLQDLWDVYQRLGLEDDIVDPSNTLLREGPVLKISFRRSDPMERYLFLFNNMLLYCIPKVIQVGAQFQVRTRIDVAGMKVRELTDAEFPHSFLVSGKQRTLELQARSQEEMISWIQSCQAAIDQIEKRNETFKAAVQGPEGDTQEQELQSEELGLRAPQWVRDKMVTMCMRCQEPFNALTRRRHHCRACGYVVCARCSDYRAELQYNDNRPSRVCFHCYTFLTGSVLPEDKEDKRRGILEKVSATGSEQSLMCSFLQLVGDKWGKSGPRGWCVIPRDDPLVLYVYAAPQDMRAHTSVPLLGYQVTAGTQADPRVFQLQQSGQLYTFKAETEELRDRWVKAMERAASGWSPRGPSDEDLSD; encoded by the exons ATGGAGGGAGAAAGTAAGAAGCTGGCATCTCTGTCCAATCTGGTGACTGTGTTTGAGAACAGCAG GACTCCAGGAGCAGCATCCAGAGTCTGCAAGCCGGAGATTGAACATTGCCACCCTGGGTGCAGTCCTCCCCCACCTGCAGAGCCGTGGAAGGAGCCCAACCTTGGGGAGACCCTTGAGGGGTCCGAGCCCAGGATGGTCAGCAGGAGGTACCTGAGCTCCCTGAAGAACAAGCTGTCCAGTGGGCCCTGGAGGAAATCTTGCCAGCCTGGGACCCACCCTGGGCCAGGGACACAG GAGCCTGAGGAAAAGAAGATCGTCCAGGAGCTCCTGGAGACAGAGAAGGCCTATGTGGCACGCCTGCATCTACTAGACCAG TTCCACGCACAGTTCTTCCTCCCGGAGCTGCAGCGGCGTCTGGACAGCTG GACCGCAACCCCCCGCATCGGTGACGTGATCCAGAAACTGGCTCCATTCCTGAAGATGTACAGTGAGTATGTCAAGAACTTTGAGCGAGCGGTTGAGCTGCTGGCCACCTGGACTGAGAAGTCCACACCCTTCCAGGAGGTGATCACCCGCATTCAG AGCAGCGAGGCCTCCGGCAGCCTGACTCTGCAACACCACATGCTGGAACCTGTGCAGAGAATCCCACGCTATGAGCTACTGCTCAAGGAGTACGTCCAGAAGCTGCCAGCCCAGGCCCCAGACCGGGCTGATGCTCAGA AAGCGCTCGACATGATCTTCTCAGCCGCTCAGCACTCCAATGCAGCCGTCACAGAGATG GAGCGGCTGCAGGACCTGTGGGACGTGTACCAGCGCCTGGGTCTCGAGGACGACATAGTGGACCCCTCCAACACCCTGCTCCGTGAAGGCCCAGTCCTCAAAATCTCCTTTCGCCGCAGCGACCCCATGGAGCGCTACCTTTTCTTG TTCAACAATATGCTGCTCTACTGTATACCCAAGGTCATCCAGGTGGGCGCCCAATTCCAGGTGAGGACCCGCATCGACGTGGCCGGAATGAAG GTGCGGGAGCTGACTGATGCAGAGTTCCCCCACTCCTTCCTGGTGTCGGGGAAGCAGCGCACTCTGGAGCTGCAAGCCCG GTCCCAGGAGGAAATGATTTCCTGGATACAG TCCTGCCAAGCGGCCATTGACCAAATCGAGAAGCGGAATGAAACCTTCAAGGCTGCGGTCCAGGGCCCTGAGGGAGACACCCAGGAGCAGGAA CTGCAGTCCGAGGAGCTGGGCCTCCGGGCACCGCAGTGGGTCCGGGACAAGATGGTGACCATGTGCATGCGCTGCCAGGAGCCCTTCAATGCCCTGACGCGCCGCCGCCACCACTGCCGAGCCTGCGGTTAC GTGGTGTGCGCCAGGTGCTCTGACTACCGGGCTGAGCTCCAGTACAATGACAACAGGCCCAGCCGCGTCTGCTTCCACTGCTACACCTTCCTCACTGGAAGCGTGCTCCCCGAGGACAAGGAAGACAAGAGACGGGGCATCCTGGAG AAAGTGTCCGCGACAGGGTCCGAGCAGAGCCTCATGTGCAGCTTCCTGCAGCTGGTTGGGGACAAGTGGGGGAAGAGCGGCCCCCGGGGCTGGTGTGTGATCCCCCGGGATGACCCCCTGGTCCTCTACGTCTATGCTGCCCCTCAG GACATGCGGGCTCACACGTCCGTCCCCCTGCTGGGCTACCAGGTGACTGCAGGGACCCAGGCAGACCCCCGGGTCTTCCAGCTGCAACAGTCAGGCCAGCTTTACACCTTCAAGGCCGAAACCGAGGAGCTGAGGGACCGCTGGGTGAAGGCCATGGAGCGGGCGGCCAGTGGCTGGAGCCCCAGGGGACCCAGTGATGAAGACCTGTCTGACTGA
- the FGD2 gene encoding FYVE, RhoGEF and PH domain-containing protein 2 isoform X2, with amino-acid sequence MEGESKKLASLSNLVTVFENSRTPGAASRVCKPEIEHCHPGCSPPPPAEPWKEPNLGETLEGSEPRMVSRRYLSSLKNKLSSGPWRKSCQPGTHPGPGTQEPEEKKIVQELLETEKAYVARLHLLDQELLREARGSKAFPEDVVRLIFSNISSIYQFHAQFFLPELQRRLDSWTATPRIGDVIQKLAPFLKMYSEYVKNFERAVELLATWTEKSTPFQEVITRIQSSEASGSLTLQHHMLEPVQRIPRYELLLKEYVQKLPAQAPDRADAQKALDMIFSAAQHSNAAVTEMERLQDLWDVYQRLGLEDDIVDPSNTLLREGPVLKISFRRSDPMERYLFLFNNMLLYCIPKVIQVGAQFQVRTRIDVAGMKVRELTDAEFPHSFLVSGKQRTLELQARSQEEMISWIQSCQAAIDQIEKRNETFKAAVQGPEGDTQEQELQSEELGLRAPQWVRDKMVTMCMRCQEPFNALTRRRHHCRACGYVVCARCSDYRAELQYNDNRPSRVCFHCYTFLTGSVLPEDKEDKRRGILEKVSATGSEQSLMCSFLQLVGDKWGKSGPRGWCVIPRDDPLVLYVYAAPQDMRAHTSVPLLGYQVTAGTQADPRVFQLQQSGQLYTFKAETEELRDRWVKAMERAASGWSPRGPSDEDLSD; translated from the exons ATGGAGGGAGAAAGTAAGAAGCTGGCATCTCTGTCCAATCTGGTGACTGTGTTTGAGAACAGCAG GACTCCAGGAGCAGCATCCAGAGTCTGCAAGCCGGAGATTGAACATTGCCACCCTGGGTGCAGTCCTCCCCCACCTGCAGAGCCGTGGAAGGAGCCCAACCTTGGGGAGACCCTTGAGGGGTCCGAGCCCAGGATGGTCAGCAGGAGGTACCTGAGCTCCCTGAAGAACAAGCTGTCCAGTGGGCCCTGGAGGAAATCTTGCCAGCCTGGGACCCACCCTGGGCCAGGGACACAG GAGCCTGAGGAAAAGAAGATCGTCCAGGAGCTCCTGGAGACAGAGAAGGCCTATGTGGCACGCCTGCATCTACTAGACCAG GAGCTGCTGAGGGAGGCCCGAGGCAGCAAGGCCTTCCCCGAGGATGTGGTCAGGCTCATCTTCTCCAACATCTCCTCCATCTACCAGTTCCACGCACAGTTCTTCCTCCCGGAGCTGCAGCGGCGTCTGGACAGCTG GACCGCAACCCCCCGCATCGGTGACGTGATCCAGAAACTGGCTCCATTCCTGAAGATGTACAGTGAGTATGTCAAGAACTTTGAGCGAGCGGTTGAGCTGCTGGCCACCTGGACTGAGAAGTCCACACCCTTCCAGGAGGTGATCACCCGCATTCAG AGCAGCGAGGCCTCCGGCAGCCTGACTCTGCAACACCACATGCTGGAACCTGTGCAGAGAATCCCACGCTATGAGCTACTGCTCAAGGAGTACGTCCAGAAGCTGCCAGCCCAGGCCCCAGACCGGGCTGATGCTCAGA AAGCGCTCGACATGATCTTCTCAGCCGCTCAGCACTCCAATGCAGCCGTCACAGAGATG GAGCGGCTGCAGGACCTGTGGGACGTGTACCAGCGCCTGGGTCTCGAGGACGACATAGTGGACCCCTCCAACACCCTGCTCCGTGAAGGCCCAGTCCTCAAAATCTCCTTTCGCCGCAGCGACCCCATGGAGCGCTACCTTTTCTTG TTCAACAATATGCTGCTCTACTGTATACCCAAGGTCATCCAGGTGGGCGCCCAATTCCAGGTGAGGACCCGCATCGACGTGGCCGGAATGAAG GTGCGGGAGCTGACTGATGCAGAGTTCCCCCACTCCTTCCTGGTGTCGGGGAAGCAGCGCACTCTGGAGCTGCAAGCCCG GTCCCAGGAGGAAATGATTTCCTGGATACAG TCCTGCCAAGCGGCCATTGACCAAATCGAGAAGCGGAATGAAACCTTCAAGGCTGCGGTCCAGGGCCCTGAGGGAGACACCCAGGAGCAGGAA CTGCAGTCCGAGGAGCTGGGCCTCCGGGCACCGCAGTGGGTCCGGGACAAGATGGTGACCATGTGCATGCGCTGCCAGGAGCCCTTCAATGCCCTGACGCGCCGCCGCCACCACTGCCGAGCCTGCGGTTAC GTGGTGTGCGCCAGGTGCTCTGACTACCGGGCTGAGCTCCAGTACAATGACAACAGGCCCAGCCGCGTCTGCTTCCACTGCTACACCTTCCTCACTGGAAGCGTGCTCCCCGAGGACAAGGAAGACAAGAGACGGGGCATCCTGGAG AAAGTGTCCGCGACAGGGTCCGAGCAGAGCCTCATGTGCAGCTTCCTGCAGCTGGTTGGGGACAAGTGGGGGAAGAGCGGCCCCCGGGGCTGGTGTGTGATCCCCCGGGATGACCCCCTGGTCCTCTACGTCTATGCTGCCCCTCAG GACATGCGGGCTCACACGTCCGTCCCCCTGCTGGGCTACCAGGTGACTGCAGGGACCCAGGCAGACCCCCGGGTCTTCCAGCTGCAACAGTCAGGCCAGCTTTACACCTTCAAGGCCGAAACCGAGGAGCTGAGGGACCGCTGGGTGAAGGCCATGGAGCGGGCGGCCAGTGGCTGGAGCCCCAGGGGACCCAGTGATGAAGACCTGTCTGACTGA
- the FGD2 gene encoding FYVE, RhoGEF and PH domain-containing protein 2 isoform X1, producing MEGESKKLASLSNLVTVFENSRTPGAASRVCKPEIEHCHPGCSPPPPAEPWKEPNLGETLEGSEPRMVSRRYLSSLKNKLSSGPWRKSCQPGTHPGPGTQEPEEKKIVQELLETEKAYVARLHLLDQVFFQELLREARGSKAFPEDVVRLIFSNISSIYQFHAQFFLPELQRRLDSWTATPRIGDVIQKLAPFLKMYSEYVKNFERAVELLATWTEKSTPFQEVITRIQSSEASGSLTLQHHMLEPVQRIPRYELLLKEYVQKLPAQAPDRADAQKALDMIFSAAQHSNAAVTEMERLQDLWDVYQRLGLEDDIVDPSNTLLREGPVLKISFRRSDPMERYLFLFNNMLLYCIPKVIQVGAQFQVRTRIDVAGMKVRELTDAEFPHSFLVSGKQRTLELQARSQEEMISWIQSCQAAIDQIEKRNETFKAAVQGPEGDTQEQELQSEELGLRAPQWVRDKMVTMCMRCQEPFNALTRRRHHCRACGYVVCARCSDYRAELQYNDNRPSRVCFHCYTFLTGSVLPEDKEDKRRGILEKVSATGSEQSLMCSFLQLVGDKWGKSGPRGWCVIPRDDPLVLYVYAAPQDMRAHTSVPLLGYQVTAGTQADPRVFQLQQSGQLYTFKAETEELRDRWVKAMERAASGWSPRGPSDEDLSD from the exons ATGGAGGGAGAAAGTAAGAAGCTGGCATCTCTGTCCAATCTGGTGACTGTGTTTGAGAACAGCAG GACTCCAGGAGCAGCATCCAGAGTCTGCAAGCCGGAGATTGAACATTGCCACCCTGGGTGCAGTCCTCCCCCACCTGCAGAGCCGTGGAAGGAGCCCAACCTTGGGGAGACCCTTGAGGGGTCCGAGCCCAGGATGGTCAGCAGGAGGTACCTGAGCTCCCTGAAGAACAAGCTGTCCAGTGGGCCCTGGAGGAAATCTTGCCAGCCTGGGACCCACCCTGGGCCAGGGACACAG GAGCCTGAGGAAAAGAAGATCGTCCAGGAGCTCCTGGAGACAGAGAAGGCCTATGTGGCACGCCTGCATCTACTAGACCAG GTGTTCTTCCAGGAGCTGCTGAGGGAGGCCCGAGGCAGCAAGGCCTTCCCCGAGGATGTGGTCAGGCTCATCTTCTCCAACATCTCCTCCATCTACCAGTTCCACGCACAGTTCTTCCTCCCGGAGCTGCAGCGGCGTCTGGACAGCTG GACCGCAACCCCCCGCATCGGTGACGTGATCCAGAAACTGGCTCCATTCCTGAAGATGTACAGTGAGTATGTCAAGAACTTTGAGCGAGCGGTTGAGCTGCTGGCCACCTGGACTGAGAAGTCCACACCCTTCCAGGAGGTGATCACCCGCATTCAG AGCAGCGAGGCCTCCGGCAGCCTGACTCTGCAACACCACATGCTGGAACCTGTGCAGAGAATCCCACGCTATGAGCTACTGCTCAAGGAGTACGTCCAGAAGCTGCCAGCCCAGGCCCCAGACCGGGCTGATGCTCAGA AAGCGCTCGACATGATCTTCTCAGCCGCTCAGCACTCCAATGCAGCCGTCACAGAGATG GAGCGGCTGCAGGACCTGTGGGACGTGTACCAGCGCCTGGGTCTCGAGGACGACATAGTGGACCCCTCCAACACCCTGCTCCGTGAAGGCCCAGTCCTCAAAATCTCCTTTCGCCGCAGCGACCCCATGGAGCGCTACCTTTTCTTG TTCAACAATATGCTGCTCTACTGTATACCCAAGGTCATCCAGGTGGGCGCCCAATTCCAGGTGAGGACCCGCATCGACGTGGCCGGAATGAAG GTGCGGGAGCTGACTGATGCAGAGTTCCCCCACTCCTTCCTGGTGTCGGGGAAGCAGCGCACTCTGGAGCTGCAAGCCCG GTCCCAGGAGGAAATGATTTCCTGGATACAG TCCTGCCAAGCGGCCATTGACCAAATCGAGAAGCGGAATGAAACCTTCAAGGCTGCGGTCCAGGGCCCTGAGGGAGACACCCAGGAGCAGGAA CTGCAGTCCGAGGAGCTGGGCCTCCGGGCACCGCAGTGGGTCCGGGACAAGATGGTGACCATGTGCATGCGCTGCCAGGAGCCCTTCAATGCCCTGACGCGCCGCCGCCACCACTGCCGAGCCTGCGGTTAC GTGGTGTGCGCCAGGTGCTCTGACTACCGGGCTGAGCTCCAGTACAATGACAACAGGCCCAGCCGCGTCTGCTTCCACTGCTACACCTTCCTCACTGGAAGCGTGCTCCCCGAGGACAAGGAAGACAAGAGACGGGGCATCCTGGAG AAAGTGTCCGCGACAGGGTCCGAGCAGAGCCTCATGTGCAGCTTCCTGCAGCTGGTTGGGGACAAGTGGGGGAAGAGCGGCCCCCGGGGCTGGTGTGTGATCCCCCGGGATGACCCCCTGGTCCTCTACGTCTATGCTGCCCCTCAG GACATGCGGGCTCACACGTCCGTCCCCCTGCTGGGCTACCAGGTGACTGCAGGGACCCAGGCAGACCCCCGGGTCTTCCAGCTGCAACAGTCAGGCCAGCTTTACACCTTCAAGGCCGAAACCGAGGAGCTGAGGGACCGCTGGGTGAAGGCCATGGAGCGGGCGGCCAGTGGCTGGAGCCCCAGGGGACCCAGTGATGAAGACCTGTCTGACTGA
- the FGD2 gene encoding FYVE, RhoGEF and PH domain-containing protein 2 isoform X4: MEGESKKLASLSNLVTVFENSRTPGAASRVCKPEIEHCHPGCSPPPPAEPWKEPNLGETLEGSEPRMVSRRYLSSLKNKLSSGPWRKSCQPGTHPGPGTQEPEEKKIVQELLETEKAYVARLHLLDQVFFQELLREARGSKAFPEDVVRLIFSNISSIYQFHAQFFLPELQRRLDSWTATPRIGDVIQKLAPFLKMYSEYVKNFERAVELLATWTEKSTPFQEVITRIQSSEASGSLTLQHHMLEPVQRIPRYELLLKEYVQKLPAQAPDRADAQKALDMIFSAAQHSNAAVTEMERLQDLWDVYQRLGLEDDIVDPSNTLLREGPVLKISFRRSDPMERYLFLFNNMLLYCIPKVIQVGAQFQVRTRIDVAGMKVRELTDAEFPHSFLVSGKQRTLELQARSQEEMISWIQSCQAAIDQIEKRNETFKAAVQGPEGDTQEQELQSEELGLRAPQWVRDKMVTMCMRCQEPFNALTRRRHHCRACGYVVCARCSDYRAELQYNDNRPSRVCFHCYTFLTGSVLPEDKEDKRRGILEKVSATGSEQSLMCSFLQLVGDKWGKSGPRGWCVIPRDDPLVLYVYAAPQVTAGTQADPRVFQLQQSGQLYTFKAETEELRDRWVKAMERAASGWSPRGPSDEDLSD, from the exons ATGGAGGGAGAAAGTAAGAAGCTGGCATCTCTGTCCAATCTGGTGACTGTGTTTGAGAACAGCAG GACTCCAGGAGCAGCATCCAGAGTCTGCAAGCCGGAGATTGAACATTGCCACCCTGGGTGCAGTCCTCCCCCACCTGCAGAGCCGTGGAAGGAGCCCAACCTTGGGGAGACCCTTGAGGGGTCCGAGCCCAGGATGGTCAGCAGGAGGTACCTGAGCTCCCTGAAGAACAAGCTGTCCAGTGGGCCCTGGAGGAAATCTTGCCAGCCTGGGACCCACCCTGGGCCAGGGACACAG GAGCCTGAGGAAAAGAAGATCGTCCAGGAGCTCCTGGAGACAGAGAAGGCCTATGTGGCACGCCTGCATCTACTAGACCAG GTGTTCTTCCAGGAGCTGCTGAGGGAGGCCCGAGGCAGCAAGGCCTTCCCCGAGGATGTGGTCAGGCTCATCTTCTCCAACATCTCCTCCATCTACCAGTTCCACGCACAGTTCTTCCTCCCGGAGCTGCAGCGGCGTCTGGACAGCTG GACCGCAACCCCCCGCATCGGTGACGTGATCCAGAAACTGGCTCCATTCCTGAAGATGTACAGTGAGTATGTCAAGAACTTTGAGCGAGCGGTTGAGCTGCTGGCCACCTGGACTGAGAAGTCCACACCCTTCCAGGAGGTGATCACCCGCATTCAG AGCAGCGAGGCCTCCGGCAGCCTGACTCTGCAACACCACATGCTGGAACCTGTGCAGAGAATCCCACGCTATGAGCTACTGCTCAAGGAGTACGTCCAGAAGCTGCCAGCCCAGGCCCCAGACCGGGCTGATGCTCAGA AAGCGCTCGACATGATCTTCTCAGCCGCTCAGCACTCCAATGCAGCCGTCACAGAGATG GAGCGGCTGCAGGACCTGTGGGACGTGTACCAGCGCCTGGGTCTCGAGGACGACATAGTGGACCCCTCCAACACCCTGCTCCGTGAAGGCCCAGTCCTCAAAATCTCCTTTCGCCGCAGCGACCCCATGGAGCGCTACCTTTTCTTG TTCAACAATATGCTGCTCTACTGTATACCCAAGGTCATCCAGGTGGGCGCCCAATTCCAGGTGAGGACCCGCATCGACGTGGCCGGAATGAAG GTGCGGGAGCTGACTGATGCAGAGTTCCCCCACTCCTTCCTGGTGTCGGGGAAGCAGCGCACTCTGGAGCTGCAAGCCCG GTCCCAGGAGGAAATGATTTCCTGGATACAG TCCTGCCAAGCGGCCATTGACCAAATCGAGAAGCGGAATGAAACCTTCAAGGCTGCGGTCCAGGGCCCTGAGGGAGACACCCAGGAGCAGGAA CTGCAGTCCGAGGAGCTGGGCCTCCGGGCACCGCAGTGGGTCCGGGACAAGATGGTGACCATGTGCATGCGCTGCCAGGAGCCCTTCAATGCCCTGACGCGCCGCCGCCACCACTGCCGAGCCTGCGGTTAC GTGGTGTGCGCCAGGTGCTCTGACTACCGGGCTGAGCTCCAGTACAATGACAACAGGCCCAGCCGCGTCTGCTTCCACTGCTACACCTTCCTCACTGGAAGCGTGCTCCCCGAGGACAAGGAAGACAAGAGACGGGGCATCCTGGAG AAAGTGTCCGCGACAGGGTCCGAGCAGAGCCTCATGTGCAGCTTCCTGCAGCTGGTTGGGGACAAGTGGGGGAAGAGCGGCCCCCGGGGCTGGTGTGTGATCCCCCGGGATGACCCCCTGGTCCTCTACGTCTATGCTGCCCCTCAG GTGACTGCAGGGACCCAGGCAGACCCCCGGGTCTTCCAGCTGCAACAGTCAGGCCAGCTTTACACCTTCAAGGCCGAAACCGAGGAGCTGAGGGACCGCTGGGTGAAGGCCATGGAGCGGGCGGCCAGTGGCTGGAGCCCCAGGGGACCCAGTGATGAAGACCTGTCTGACTGA
- the FGD2 gene encoding FYVE, RhoGEF and PH domain-containing protein 2 isoform X6 yields MVSRRYLSSLKNKLSSGPWRKSCQPGTHPGPGTQEPEEKKIVQELLETEKAYVARLHLLDQVFFQELLREARGSKAFPEDVVRLIFSNISSIYQFHAQFFLPELQRRLDSWTATPRIGDVIQKLAPFLKMYSEYVKNFERAVELLATWTEKSTPFQEVITRIQSSEASGSLTLQHHMLEPVQRIPRYELLLKEYVQKLPAQAPDRADAQKALDMIFSAAQHSNAAVTEMERLQDLWDVYQRLGLEDDIVDPSNTLLREGPVLKISFRRSDPMERYLFLFNNMLLYCIPKVIQVGAQFQVRTRIDVAGMKVRELTDAEFPHSFLVSGKQRTLELQARSQEEMISWIQSCQAAIDQIEKRNETFKAAVQGPEGDTQEQELQSEELGLRAPQWVRDKMVTMCMRCQEPFNALTRRRHHCRACGYVVCARCSDYRAELQYNDNRPSRVCFHCYTFLTGSVLPEDKEDKRRGILEKVSATGSEQSLMCSFLQLVGDKWGKSGPRGWCVIPRDDPLVLYVYAAPQDMRAHTSVPLLGYQVTAGTQADPRVFQLQQSGQLYTFKAETEELRDRWVKAMERAASGWSPRGPSDEDLSD; encoded by the exons ATGGTCAGCAGGAGGTACCTGAGCTCCCTGAAGAACAAGCTGTCCAGTGGGCCCTGGAGGAAATCTTGCCAGCCTGGGACCCACCCTGGGCCAGGGACACAG GAGCCTGAGGAAAAGAAGATCGTCCAGGAGCTCCTGGAGACAGAGAAGGCCTATGTGGCACGCCTGCATCTACTAGACCAG GTGTTCTTCCAGGAGCTGCTGAGGGAGGCCCGAGGCAGCAAGGCCTTCCCCGAGGATGTGGTCAGGCTCATCTTCTCCAACATCTCCTCCATCTACCAGTTCCACGCACAGTTCTTCCTCCCGGAGCTGCAGCGGCGTCTGGACAGCTG GACCGCAACCCCCCGCATCGGTGACGTGATCCAGAAACTGGCTCCATTCCTGAAGATGTACAGTGAGTATGTCAAGAACTTTGAGCGAGCGGTTGAGCTGCTGGCCACCTGGACTGAGAAGTCCACACCCTTCCAGGAGGTGATCACCCGCATTCAG AGCAGCGAGGCCTCCGGCAGCCTGACTCTGCAACACCACATGCTGGAACCTGTGCAGAGAATCCCACGCTATGAGCTACTGCTCAAGGAGTACGTCCAGAAGCTGCCAGCCCAGGCCCCAGACCGGGCTGATGCTCAGA AAGCGCTCGACATGATCTTCTCAGCCGCTCAGCACTCCAATGCAGCCGTCACAGAGATG GAGCGGCTGCAGGACCTGTGGGACGTGTACCAGCGCCTGGGTCTCGAGGACGACATAGTGGACCCCTCCAACACCCTGCTCCGTGAAGGCCCAGTCCTCAAAATCTCCTTTCGCCGCAGCGACCCCATGGAGCGCTACCTTTTCTTG TTCAACAATATGCTGCTCTACTGTATACCCAAGGTCATCCAGGTGGGCGCCCAATTCCAGGTGAGGACCCGCATCGACGTGGCCGGAATGAAG GTGCGGGAGCTGACTGATGCAGAGTTCCCCCACTCCTTCCTGGTGTCGGGGAAGCAGCGCACTCTGGAGCTGCAAGCCCG GTCCCAGGAGGAAATGATTTCCTGGATACAG TCCTGCCAAGCGGCCATTGACCAAATCGAGAAGCGGAATGAAACCTTCAAGGCTGCGGTCCAGGGCCCTGAGGGAGACACCCAGGAGCAGGAA CTGCAGTCCGAGGAGCTGGGCCTCCGGGCACCGCAGTGGGTCCGGGACAAGATGGTGACCATGTGCATGCGCTGCCAGGAGCCCTTCAATGCCCTGACGCGCCGCCGCCACCACTGCCGAGCCTGCGGTTAC GTGGTGTGCGCCAGGTGCTCTGACTACCGGGCTGAGCTCCAGTACAATGACAACAGGCCCAGCCGCGTCTGCTTCCACTGCTACACCTTCCTCACTGGAAGCGTGCTCCCCGAGGACAAGGAAGACAAGAGACGGGGCATCCTGGAG AAAGTGTCCGCGACAGGGTCCGAGCAGAGCCTCATGTGCAGCTTCCTGCAGCTGGTTGGGGACAAGTGGGGGAAGAGCGGCCCCCGGGGCTGGTGTGTGATCCCCCGGGATGACCCCCTGGTCCTCTACGTCTATGCTGCCCCTCAG GACATGCGGGCTCACACGTCCGTCCCCCTGCTGGGCTACCAGGTGACTGCAGGGACCCAGGCAGACCCCCGGGTCTTCCAGCTGCAACAGTCAGGCCAGCTTTACACCTTCAAGGCCGAAACCGAGGAGCTGAGGGACCGCTGGGTGAAGGCCATGGAGCGGGCGGCCAGTGGCTGGAGCCCCAGGGGACCCAGTGATGAAGACCTGTCTGACTGA